The Mycolicibacterium mucogenicum DSM 44124 genomic sequence AGGCTGAGGCCAAGGACGAGAAGCCGGCCAAGGAAAAGAAGGCCAAGAAGGCCGCCAAGGATTCGAAGGACGAGGACTGAGTCCTCGAACTCTGATCGTGGTACAGGTGCCGCAGGTGTCTTCACTGATGCCTGCGGCACCGTCCGCTCTCCGGCGACTGTGACGCTGTGAGCGAACTAGACCGCGTCGGGGACTCGCGGCCGTCGGCCGTTGGTTAGTGTCGTGTGAACGAACTCGAGAAAGCAGGTATCCAGTCGTGACTGACATGCGTTCAAGCGCACCGGGGCTCAACCTCACGGACTCGGTCTATGAGCGTTTGCTTGCCGAGCGCATCATCTTCCTGGGCTCGCAGGTCGACGACGACATCGCCAACCGGCTGTGCGCCCAGATCCTGCTGCTGACGGCCGAAGATCCGTCCAAGGACATTCACATGTACATCAACTCGCCGGGTGGCTCGATCAGCGCCGGCATGGCGATCTTCGACACCATGGAGTTGTCGGAGTGCGACATCGCCACCTACGCGATGGGCATGGCCGCGTCGATGGGTGAGTTCCTGCTGGCCGCCGGCACCAAGGGCAAGCGCCACGCGCTGCCGCACGCCCGCGTCCTGATGCACCAGCCGCTCGGTGGCGTCACCGGTAGCGCGGCGGACATCGCGATCCAGGCCGAGCAGTTCCACGTCATCAAGAAGGAGATGTTCCGGCTCAACGCCCAATTCACGGGCAAGAGCATCGAGCAGATCGAGGCGGACTCCGACCGCGACCGCTGGTTCACGGCGCAGGAAGCGCTGGAATACGGCTTCGTCGACCACATCATCACCCGTGCAAACCTCAACGGCGGCAAGGGAGCCTCGAAGTGATCTCCAAGCATCTGAACCCGGAGCTGGCTCCGCAGGCGCGTTACATCCTGCCGCAGTTCAGCGAGCGCACCCACCTCGGTGAGCGCATCGTCGACCCCTACGCCAAGCTGTTCGACGAGCGCATCATCTTCCTGGGCGCCCAGGTCGACGACGTGTCGGCCAACGACGTGATGGCCCAGCTGCTGGTGCTCGAGTCGCAGGACCCCGATCGCGACATCACGATGTACATCAACTCGCCGGGTGGCTCGTTCACCTCGCTGATGGCCATCTACGACACCATGCAGTACGTCCGCGCCGACATCCAGACGGTCTGCCTCGGCCAGGCCGCCTCGGCCGCCGCGGTCCTGCTGGCCGCCGGTACGCCGGGCAAGCGCATGGCGCTGCCGAACGCCCGCGTGCTGATCCACCAGCCGTCGCTCGGTGGCGTCATCCAGGGTCAGTTCTCCGACCTGGAAATCCAGGCCGCCGAGATCGAGCGCATGCGGAGCCTCATGGAGGAGACGCTGGCGCGGCACACCGGCAAGGAAGCCGCCGTCATCCGCAAGGACACCGACCGCGACAAGATCCTC encodes the following:
- a CDS encoding ATP-dependent Clp protease proteolytic subunit, producing the protein MNPELAPQARYILPQFSERTHLGERIVDPYAKLFDERIIFLGAQVDDVSANDVMAQLLVLESQDPDRDITMYINSPGGSFTSLMAIYDTMQYVRADIQTVCLGQAASAAAVLLAAGTPGKRMALPNARVLIHQPSLGGVIQGQFSDLEIQAAEIERMRSLMEETLARHTGKEAAVIRKDTDRDKILTATAAKDYGIIDTVLEYRKLSAQKA
- a CDS encoding ATP-dependent Clp protease proteolytic subunit, which codes for MRSSAPGLNLTDSVYERLLAERIIFLGSQVDDDIANRLCAQILLLTAEDPSKDIHMYINSPGGSISAGMAIFDTMELSECDIATYAMGMAASMGEFLLAAGTKGKRHALPHARVLMHQPLGGVTGSAADIAIQAEQFHVIKKEMFRLNAQFTGKSIEQIEADSDRDRWFTAQEALEYGFVDHIITRANLNGGKGASK